Below is a genomic region from Streptomyces ferrugineus.
GGCCAGCAGGGACTGGGCGAGCCGGGCGCTGCCGTGGATCTGCAGCTCGCGGCCCGGCCGCCGCTTCAGCTCGGCGACCTGGGCCGGGACGTCCCCGGAGAGGATCGTGGTGGGACTCCAGTCGGCCCGGGTGAGGGTGTGGGTGGCCACGTACTTCGGGAGGCCGTTGAGCGTGGCGGCGGCCGGATGATCATGCATTTCCGGCCAGTCCCTGGCGAAGTTCTCATACGTACGACGCCCGAACAGAAACGCGTCCGCCTCGCGGAGCCAGGCACCGGCCAGCCGCTCGAACTCCCCGTCGACATACGGCACGAACCAGCCGCCCCGCGTGAACCCGTCACTGGTGTCCTCCGACGCGCGCACTCATCACTCGCCCGGCCGCTCCGCTACGGCCCCGGGTGTGCCCCCTCGGCGGCTCGCGAGCGACCAGGGCGGGCCGGCCGGCGAGGGCCACATGGCCTGCGCGCCTCGTCCAGCCCCCTGCGCGCCTCGTCCAGCCCCTGCGCGCCTCGTCCGGCGTGCGCTCAGCGCTCGCCCGGCCGCTCCGCTACGGCCCCGGGCGCAGCACCCCGTCGGGCCGCCAGGGTCAGGGCAGGGCCGAGGGCGATCAGGAGGGCGAGGGTCGCGTAGCCGTAGGTGAAGGTGGCTGTGGTGGCGAGGGCGGCTTCCGGGGGCCGTGTCGCACTCATCGGCCGGTCTCCTCCGGCGCCCGCTGCTCCGGCACCTGGTGCAGTGCGGCGAAGACGCGCTCGGCGTAGTCCTCGCAGGCGGCGACGCAGCTCTTGAGCCGCTCGGTGGCCGCCGCGGCCTCGGGGGCGCCGAAGACGTCCCGGGCCGTCA
It encodes:
- a CDS encoding dihydrofolate reductase family protein; this encodes MRASEDTSDGFTRGGWFVPYVDGEFERLAGAWLREADAFLFGRRTYENFARDWPEMHDHPAAATLNGLPKYVATHTLTRADWSPTTILSGDVPAQVAELKRRPGRELQIHGSARLAQSLLAAGLIDTLRLVIAPVVVGQGRRLFPDGGAPAGLRLVSHRTTPGGLSVHVFEAAGTPRFGTYGA